The genome window TCCAAACcgtatacacatatacaacaaAAGAGATGTAATTTGGGAACTGTTGCTACAAAACAAGACTCAGAGGATAACTAATGCATCAGAAataaactacagttgacccttgaaaaatacaggtttgaactgcgctggtccacttatatgcggatttttttcaataaatgcgtACTACGGTACAACagaatctgaggttggttgaatctgtggatggaGAACCGCAGaaatggagggctgactataaagttatacTCAGATTATTGACTACGCAGAGGTCAGCTCCCCTAACCCCTACACTGCTCAAGGGTCCACTGAACAGCACCCAATTCTTAGAGGTTATGGCTCCATGTTGGTGGTAATGTTTGAATGCAGACAGAGGACAAAGTGGGTCAATCAGACTTCAGGTCCCAGAGGTCGTGCCCATCCTGAGGAAAGATGGACAAAAAAGGCTGCTGTTTTTTGCTGCCCCTAGATGGAACATACCCTTTGCTCTCAGGGAACAGCTCTCCGTATAGTATAAATACTAGTATTTTCTAACTAAAAGGTATTGTACTCAGAGCTTGCAAAGTTATCAAGGTAAATGAGGCCCAGGCACCATCTCCTCAACGTGACATCTCCTAAGTCACAACTTGGTAACTGCAGATGAAGTTAAGAATCCCAGGATGAGAATGTGAGAAATGGACATTTTTGGGGGGTCAAATTCAGTTCTTTTGGACTAATTAACCAGAAGGAATAACCAACATATCTAAAGGGGTGACTAGGAAAAGTGGGGAACTGGAAAACCTGCCTCAAGAGTTAATTTTCCTCATTTGTCATAGGCCTGCACCAGCCAAATGACTGTTTTCTAGGAACTACTGGGTTATAGGATTTTTCAGAGCTTTTCAAATTGAATCATCCTCATAATGGAAGAaaagtcccattttacaggtggaaaaaaaatgaagcaagatGACAGCTGAAGTCTCAGGTTCAGATGTTCAATCCCCAAAGTTCTAATGATCAGAGGATCTCACAATTTTTCTATCAAAAGGCTGTTAGGAGCAAAGCCGCCAAGAACAGTGACGTGCAGTTACATGTTCCGACTACTAACCTATGTGGCCCCAGAGATTATAATTCATGCTTTGCACAGACCAAGTACTACCTCCTTCGTCACTCTTATCCTAGTCAGCTCCAAAGGACACACACGGGGGGCTGCAGGATTGGGGGAGGGTGGTGACTGATACTGAACCTACAAGCAACACTAGCAACTGTGCTAGCGCAAACAAGggaactgctgctgctgctgcaggagGGACGAGATCCGTCACGGACCCGCTCTACCCACCCTCCTGCCCACTCCCTGAGGCTCAATCAGGCCAAAGCTGTTTAAAACTCCGCTTAAGTTAATGGCAGATGACAAACAACAAAGTAGAGGGCAGTAGCCAAACATAACAAGACTCCTTTCTTATTTGTTTAGTAGGTTGTCACTAGGCAACAGTTTACAGTCCAGCTACCGCTTGTGAACTACAGGCACTCACAAGAAGGGGGGagggtttcctttcctttctgcatccagtcatccatctatccaccccaAAGATACCAAGCAGAACTATTCCTACTCACCTTCCACAATTACCATTACTTCAGACCAACCAAATCAGCCAAACACCAAGGACATTATCCTAATGTACTTGATGTGAAGCCACAAAATTGAGAAGAGACCCCAAAGTCACCTGGGTCATGCAATAGCCTTCAGGAACCACAAACATACCATCCCCGCCAGAGTCTCGACTACTTTTACAGatctccaaagaaacagagtcAACAACTGCTCTTGCTTGCTTATATACTAGAAACAATCTTTGTTGGAAGCTTGTTTTCAGTTGGGATTGCCAAgctggtgggatgtaacctgGAGCCTGAGAATGAAAATAACAGAGCTGAAGCTCCTGAACCAGCCAAGCCTAACTCAACTTTTCAGTTACTTGAGTTAATATAGTTCCCCACCCCTAACTCTCCTgcctttgttttgctttattaaaaaaaaaaaaaatcagtaagtttttccaaaacaaatatatcctgccactgaAATATCCTCCACAGTCTCTAAAgctttaaagataattttttttcagatcagCTTTCTCCTCTCTGACTAAAGTATcctattttcaaaatctttttaatAGATATTAATTCTTAAAAATCATTCATGTTGCACCTTGAAAACTTACAAGTAGGCAATGGTCTTACTTTTCTGTCTTGGtcaattttcctgattttttcatttgaaagttTGGTGGGGTTAAAGTAtaacaatgagggacttccctggcggtccagtggttaagactccgtgctcccaatgcacggggcatgagtttgatccttggtcagggaactaagatcccgcaggccacacggcgcaaccaaaaagaaaataaataaataaataaaacataacaatgataataacaatagctatcatttattgagcacttactatgtgacagGTACTATGAGTGCTAAATGCTCTATATGGATTAGCTCACTGAATACTCAGCAATCCAATGAGACAGTTgcttttattatcttcatttacaaatgaggaaaccgaggaaaagaaagtaatatGGCTGGAGGAGCTGGAATTCATAACCTGGCATCTACCTGCAGACACTGTGTTCTTAGCCATTAAGCCATGTTGTCTCAGATACCAGGTGAAAGCagtcaaaaaacaagcaaaaatagcTTAGTCTCAGGTCCATTTCAGGGTGAGACTCCTCACAAACAAGAGAAAACCTGCCCTCCTGAATTTTTGGTTACCTAAATAGGAAGTCTTCCCATAcccttttcttgttttaaaaggagagagagaaatctttactatcaataatttttctttcataagagATCATCAACCAGCCAGCAATGGGGCTTCATCCCACCTTTCTCAGTGGTGCCGGTCCCGTTCTCTATCCCGGTGTCTCTCGTGCTCTCGGTTCCTTTCTTGGAAATAATCATCATGCCGATCTTCGTTATGAAGCAGGTCCCGGTGCCTCCTGCTGCTTTCCCGGGACCGGCTTGGTGACCTCTCTCGGGACCGATGTCTTTTCCTATTAGAAGGATCCTTTTCAGCCTCACTCAGAGGGCTTACCCCATTCTTTCTAAGAGTATTGTGTTTTGGTGTCTTCTACTATTTGTCTAAACCACTCTTCTGTTACTCTATCATGGCCCCTAgtcttttttggaaaattaaTAGCAATTAAACTTGTTGAGATCTTACTAACGTATCAGGCACAgtgctaagagctttacatgcattatctcacctAATCTTTACAACAGGTCTGTAAGATAAGTACTACCATTGTCccctttttaaaagtaagaaaaatgaggCTTGGAAAGTTGAGTAACTTTCATATTCAGGGTCATGCAGGTAGTTAGGAGCAGGACTGGGATTCAGATCCAAGAACGTatggctccaaagcccatgttctgaACTACATCAGTCTTTCTTCCTAAATAAGCCCACTGCCTCACCAAACACAGATTTCAGACATTACAACATTTATTAATGTAAAcgtttaattttttccccttaaagacATGAGGGCTAGGTCTGCTCTTTCAACTAGGTCCTTGCCAGATACCCTGGGCTCCTTTCCTCCCCCTGCCAATCCCTGGAAGAGTGCTGCTCAGGGCTGGCAGGCTGCTGAAGCAATCATCAACTCACCTGGATGAGCTCCCGCTGGCACCCACACTGTAAGACTTGGCTTCAATGCCATGAAGACAGTCCTTAAGAGAGGAGATGAGGACACGGCAACGCTCATCATTGGCGACCCGGGACTGTTTGATAACAGCAATGGCTGTGAGCAGCGTCTCAATCGCGTCACTGTAATCCCCTGACAGGGGATGGATGGGAAAGGCCAAGGATGAGCAGAGGCAGTAAACTAACTGATGAAAAGGAGAACTCAGGAGGACACAAACCAAGAGTAACTAGCTGTCCCACAGAACCACGGTAAACCGGATGAGGCAGAAGTGGCAGGTATAAAACTGTATGGCACCTATACTCTAGTGGTCTGGAATCGGGCAGATACCCTCAGATACTGCTAGTGGATGTATAATCCGGCACGTCATTGTCTGCGGGCTATCAGACAGCATccattaaaataaacaatgtgcATACTTTTTGACCCAGCACATCTAAAAATTTTCTACTTCTGTTCACAAGTATATAATTTAAACAATGTTTGTTTCAGCATTGTTTGTTGTATTAAAGAATCAAAAACAAAGTTCCTTCAGTAGGATTTGGCTATATAAATTATGGAACATTGGTTCTACAGAATACTACATAGTCGTTAAAAAGCATGAGGTAAATCTGTATGTAAACAAAGCAatccatgtaaagcacttagcacagtgccaggcacacagtaagggctcaataaacgTTAGGTATTAGTTGATGTAACAGATGTccagaatgtattttttaaaagctgtgaaacaatattccatttttgtaaaaacaatcaaaattacatacatattttgctacatgcacagaaaaaaaatctgaaggacACTAAATTGTACAAGGTGGTCTTATTGATGGTCCTCGTACGGAAGCCTTTCATTTATTAACACTGCACATTTCtgtctggattattttaaatctataaccaaatacatatatacatacaagtaACATATATCTAAGAcatgtatgttgtgtgtgtgcgtgcgtatatatatattatacatgcacacacacgtatttTTAATTATGCTGCCATCAAGAACTAGCTCCTTCATTCCTCACATCTGAGCAACGTTTGGACTCAAGGATAGTGGTCAGGGTGGGTACTTGCACAATGCTTTTCCAAACTAAAGCTTTCTTAGCATTAAGGACAAGACAATGCAAGGAAAGCATGAAACCAGGCAGGGGTCCAGTGACAGCGAGGACTGGCAGCTTCCTCTGCGCAAGGCAGTTAAGAACAGAACAGAGACTGTGAAGGACCTGCAATTCTGTGGAGATCTAAGAACACCAGGATTTTGGCTCTACCAGAGTAGGGAGTTTTTGCCTATtttgtaggcattcaataaatatttgtggtttgAATGACTGGAATGAGAACAAAACAAAGGGAGGAGACAGAGGTTCGTTATTGATCATCTCAGTGTGAAGGAACGGGTGGAGAAGAACAATGTTTTTCTTTATACTCTGTATATCTGACTTGCTACAATGAGCAtagattactttttaatttaaagagaTTTACTCAGATGTCAATGAAGGTttctggtggaaaaaaaaagagagagaaaatatacatACTTTCTGTCTTTCGTCCACTCTGCATTCAAATTTTGTAGTCAAAGATGAGAAATTATGGAAAACGGACGATAATAGAGTTAACTTATTTCTTAGGAGATCTGACAATCTATATTTACATTCATGTAGGAAACTCACAGGAAGGAAGTGAATATGATTAGTGCTATAATGTGAAACTTGGACCAGAACCCGGAAACTTCCTATATTCTCTTCTCTTAGGAACCAAAGGTTCTGTTCCCCTGGTTCTCAAAGGCATGGCTTCTGGTTCTGCCCACTTAATACTGACAGCAAGGCAAAAGTTAGTTGTAAGGGTATATTATGCCTTAAGATTGACACCGAACAGACTTGTCTCTTTCTAGGATAGGTTACATGGAGGCCACCAGCTCTACCTCGATCCCCAAATGTAATCAGATTCCATATCCACCATCATCATCAGTTCTAAAAACCCAAGGTCTACACTTGGCATTGGACTCATTACATAGACACTAGATCCACTGATCAACCACTGAGATGAAGATCTCCATGAGGCAGGAATTTCATTCTATAACaaacaccacaatgagatagtaTTAGTTATTTATATTCTAGGCACTAAGTTGGTTTTCATGGGGCAGGTCTAGACACAGGATAAATAAACAGCACCAGTGGAGCTCCCCAAAAGCCAGGAAACCAGGTTACCATATTGCTTTTCAAAATGTGCCACTCTTGAGAATCTACTAGTGCTCCAACTTTATCTTGTTGAATTTCTTGCCAATGGAAATGACAAAACAATGGAAAAACGAAAGGTAAGGAGAAGGCAGCAACGGTAAGGATGAGTTACCTGCACTGGCTCCAGAAACAGCTTTGGAAATGGCACTGCTGGAAATTGCTCTGTTCCGCTTCATGATCTCTTCAAATTCTGCTTCACTCACTGTAGAGGGCGGAGGGCCCGAATCTCGGCTGCACACAGAAATAATACCACTCCTGACTGCCCACACCCCTTGTTAACTTTACCATACTCTCGAGTACTATGCTATTTAACTATGCTCTCCTGTATAATGCCTTAAATGGTTCTCAGCCTGTTCACATGTTTTATATGTTCACGTTCTCTTCAAAGACAGGATTTATGTCATATACTTTTGTAATTCTGGCATGGCCCAACAGTGCTAGACACTCATAGCATTCCTAACAGTGACTTACAGCACTCCATTTAATCAACTGCCTTAAAAAGGGATACGAAGGACATGGTTTGGGTTGAGAGGTAAGATGCAAACAAAATACCAAACAAAAACATTCTCTAATAGTTAACTATTTCCCAGGACTCAATACTATGACAACAGTTTCCACAAGGGAAAGCACAAGAATTCAGTGCTCACTTACTTCCTCAGGGAGAACAAAATGCTTAAAACACTGTCTACCCCACTATGCCTGGCTCAGATCTGAAAGGAACAAGATAGTCCTTACCTGCCATGGTGGTTATAGGGTGCCGAGGCCTTCATGTAAGTATCTGGTGGAGGCCCCACTGTGGCATTTGGTGGGGGGAAGAAGGCTGGATTGAGGTGAAGGGCAGGTGGGATGGCCCCAGGGGGAGGTACAGCCAGATGAGGAGGTAATCGAGGAGGAGGGGGCATGAGATGCTGGTAGTggatgccaggaggaggaggagggacccCAAAGCTTGAGGAGAGAGGTGGTGGGGgtggaattgggggtgggggcagacccATCAGGGGAAGGGCTGAAGGAGGGCGATTGAAGTAGGGCAGCACACTGGGGGGCTTATCCACACGGGCAGATGAGGGTACAAGGTTCTCAGAGGGTGTGGCCCGTCCATCAGCAGAATCACTAGAATCTCGGGAGTGGGCCCGTGGAGGTATTCctatgaaacaaaacagaattacTGTTACTGCCCAACCTTTAAACATAACCACGGGACCAGGTCATCCTTCAGCAAGTCATCTGACACCGTAATAAGGAAGGTGACAGGTAGCTGAGAAAGAAGGTAAAATCACCTACTGTTTTTCTTTGGCCTCAGAGAGAAAGCTCAGAGGCAACCTAGTTAAGACATAAACCCAGGAAGCAAAACCACCCTTAATTCTGTATGTAAAAGAATGCTCTTTATCTAGAACTCTCAGTGCTTCACATTTAAGTCACCCttagatttgttttctatttttaaatgcagaagGATCCTAATAACCCATGAGAAAATGACAGTGCTGAAGTATGTTCATTACTGTTCAGCTGGATTCAAGCTGATTCGAAATCCCATTTTCTCTGGTAGGAGTTCAGGGACTCTTTCCTTAGACTAGTAATAGTTAACCTTCTTTATCCtgctatatacttgaaattttctcTTTGCCATGGCTCTTTGGCCAGGGaatttgggggaagggagggaagggcaggggatGGATAACACTTCCTCCATCCAAGTACCAAAACTGGTAACTGGGATGGGGAAAGAGCCGCAGAACAAAGAGTAGAAGACTGGaggttaaatgagaaaaaatgggAGACAAGCCAAGGAAAGATCTGCCCACAGAATGAGCAGATGGCACACAGCGGACACCAGGGACTCCTCGCAAAAGCCTGGTACAAAATATGCCTGAAACCTGGGAAACTCCCCCTACATTTCAACAGCCCAAACCCTCTACCCCACAGGGCAGCCTACTAGGAACATCATCGTGGAACGGTGGTATGGTGTTGTGCAAAACAGGGGCTCAGACATGTTTGTATACAGCTGGAAACATGGCTCTGACACCGTCAAGTCATTTGGTTAAACTTGTTTCCTCTTTCCAATTTAATAGTCTACTCTAAGCCTGGTTAATGTGGAATCCAACAGAAGAATGTGATCACATGGCCTTTGGAGTCTTGGAGGTAGAAAGATGCCATTAGGAGACAAGTGTGGACAGAAAGAAGAGTGCTCCTTAAACAAAAACTTGTTAGTGAACACTAACTCCTGATGAAAGCACAAGGTGGAATTAATGCCCTCGGCAACCACCTTGGTTTCTCTAATACAGTATATCACCAGTGGCTACCACAGCATTCTCTTGCTTTTCATGTCTCACACACATGTCAACGTGCTTCTTCCCTGAGTTCTCTCAAGCTGAAGAAAGAAGAGGTATTAGCAAGTGTAATCCTCTGAAAGTTAGCTACCTTCCCAGCTACTGTTCCCACATTAGCAAGGGTTCTTTTTGTATCTATGGCCACAAATCCCAAGAGTAGCAACCAGTGTTAAGCAGACTAAGTCAACCAGCTATACTTAGTGAATTAACAGAGCCCAAGTCCATCAACATGACAGCGCAGAAAAACACCACTCAGTCAGCACCATCACTTCAGCAAAGAAAGGTAACATCAAGGAGTAAACAGCCAAGTGGTGCTAGGACTGTTAGGTGCTCAACGCAGCTGTAAAATTATACATCTTAAGAAAGTTAGAAGAGGCGTGAATCATAGAAAGACTCTGAAACACAATGGACTTTGAAAATTCAGGTTATCAAGGAAGAAAAGTATGTGCCTTCCTAACCCAGAGCAATAGCTCACACCACTTCCATCTAGGCTTTCAATATAGTTATAAGAACATAGTTGTTCCTATGCAAGAGTTGAGTGGCCATATTTCCACCTTCAATCAACCTATCCAAGGTCCCAGTGGACTACCCAATCAATAAATACAAGGCAGTATTTTGAGAGCAGGACCTAAGCAGTGACAGAAAGTGGGTAACGAAAACTTTGCCATACCCCCACTGTAGTAAAAGGAAAGTAATGGTAGCTGACTGTTTCAGGCAGGGCCTTGCAGGGTGGCTGCACCTTCTGAGGTCAGGACAATCCAAGGTTGGTCCCCAGGTTTCGCAGGTTCAGAAACTTGATTTTAACAGTTCACCCAGGGGTGACTGGACCCTAGGAGATTGATTCACGCTATCCAAACTCACAAGAGACTGATTCATAAACCAGAATgacaatttattaatttacaatgAGAAATATAACTGCCAAGCAGACTGGAATACTTGTGTCGGCTGGTCAGCGCATTCTCTTCCCAGTAGGAGAGCCTAGTTGGGAAACCAAATTAGTATCAGAAGGTGGCTTGGTGAGCACAGGGTCAGAATAAAGGGAATAAGGTGAGCTTAAGGCATACTATCATCAAGCTAAGGTAGTGTGATGCAACTTTCTTTACTAATGGGAAACACTTGCCAAGCAAACTAAAATCGCAGGTAATCGAAAGGGTACCCACCCCCCTGGTCAATGCTGGAGAAACACTGTTAAATTCTTACTCTCCAGCACTCCTCCTGGTCGATTCCTTACAGAGCACCCTTCCAGTGTATGTTTATGACAAGATTACAGCCATCTTTATgcatcatatttatattttatggtgGTTGCTTCTTAATAATTTATAGAGACATGTCTTACAATTAAGTCCATTTGCTATACACTTGATTTTTTAGATAGGAACACGTAATTTAGAGTTGACAGGAACTTTATATGTTGTGTGTCTAGTTCAAATGGGGAAGTAGGCCCTAAGCAgtaaagtgacctgcccaaggtcacataatgAGTTAGTGGCAAAACTGAGCCATAACCTGAACCCACCTGACTCCTAGCACATGAGCCTTGTTTTTTGGCTTACCTACTGCCATGCTGCCACCCATGATCACCACCACCCTCTCTCCAACTCTTCCACATCGTAGGCCAAGCCTACACCAcagaaaacaaacccacaaaCTTCCCCCCCTTCATACAGATGGTCTCCACGTACCCCCTCTTGGGACTCGGACGCACTCACGTTTCCGAGCCTGTGCCTCAAACTGTGACAGGTTCTGGCGGGTGGCTGGCCTCACATCCACTTTTTCTCCATTAAGAACTTTTCCTGGCAGAAGTTCCAATAATTTGTGGACAGAGTTTTCAGAGGCTACCACCACCTCAGCAtaccttgaggaagaaaaattaaaaacaagtgaAATCTACTAGACAACCAAGAGAGGAACACAGAAATTCTCTTCCACTTTTAGTGAAAACTGGTAAAGCCAAGGATaccttgctaatattttttttttaagatttttttgatgtggaccatttttaaagtctttattgaatttttacaatattgcttctgtttcatgttttggttttttggccgtgaggtatgtgggatcttagctcctagaccagggatcgaacccacaccacctgcattggaaggcgaagtcttaaccactggactgctagggaagtcccatttttttttttttaatctttctaataTTAAACACACAAAACTACGAAAAACAAACAGGTGTCATGCTaaaattttcctatttatttcaaATTAGAAATCAGCTTTCTTTGCCTCTCAATGGATGGATGTTCTCCTACACTGCAGCTAGGTCCCCATTCTAAGGTGGTTTGTTAAAACCAAGGCAGTACACTGggccaggggtgggagggatTAAATTACAGGGCCAAAATAACAGTACAGATCTGTCATCCCAATGGTTACAAACTAAAAGGGGCTTCTCAAATCCAGACCTCACCCTTTGGACTGGCCATTTGCTCGATTCTCGGCAAATTTCAACTCCACCACATCATAGACTCCTACAGAGCGAATAACCTGGATCAGCTGCTGGTCTGTGGTCCACTGGGGCCggcaaaatggaaaaggaagaaatgtcaAGAGctacacccccctcccccagaatGTCCCAAACCCTTCCCCCAAACCTAGGATTCTAGTCACAATCATGACCTCCCACAGGAAACCCAGAAGGCCATCAATATTTCAATTAGAGCCAAGTTTTTCCTATTGTCCTCACCCATACAGAATTCCAAaaccacccacccctgccccaatCCCCATCTTTGAgactaagaaaattaaaacctATTTTAACTTTGACTGCCACTTGGGCTGGCTGGTCATCAGCTCAAACAGTGATTACTAGCAGCTTTTAGTTATAGATCTGATAGGCTAGAGTTGATCACTGACAGCAACTTTCCCCTCAGTATATACATTTCTTAATTTGAAAACACCACCTCCCATCACCAGCCCAAAAACATGTCATACAATAACTTTTGCAGAACAACAATCACCACCTACCCCGAGCGTACTACAGCTATCAAGGTCTTTGCTCCCTCTCACCCATCATTATCAAAGGACCATCTAATGACCACCAAGAGTTCAAGGTGTTCACTCTGAAATCTCATCCCACAGATGACCCTGGCAGACATAAAAGCCCCAGGGTCAGGGGCGGTAACAAGATGGCAGAAAAAGCAACTACCCACATAATCATTGCTTTCTTCGGCACCAGTACGTCCTCAGGATAGTTCTCTTTCAGAGATCAATCCAACCTGatcccaggaaaaagaaatccaacCCCATCAGAGCACAAAACAGTGCAACAGTGGTTTTTGAAAATGCCATCTCCTCCCAGTGctctccctccagcccacccACAAGCCTTTTTGGTTACCCATGCTCA of Balaenoptera ricei isolate mBalRic1 chromosome 8, mBalRic1.hap2, whole genome shotgun sequence contains these proteins:
- the CPSF7 gene encoding cleavage and polyadenylation specificity factor subunit 7 isoform X1, encoding MSEGVDLIDIYADEEFNQDPEFNNTDQIDLYDDVLTATSQPSDDRSSSTEPPPPVRQEPSPKPNNKTPAILYTYSGLRNRRAAVYVGSFSWWTTDQQLIQVIRSVGVYDVVELKFAENRANGQSKGYAEVVVASENSVHKLLELLPGKVLNGEKVDVRPATRQNLSQFEAQARKRECVRVPRGGIPPRAHSRDSSDSADGRATPSENLVPSSARVDKPPSVLPYFNRPPSALPLMGLPPPPIPPPPPLSSSFGVPPPPPGIHYQHLMPPPPRLPPHLAVPPPGAIPPALHLNPAFFPPPNATVGPPPDTYMKASAPYNHHGSRDSGPPPSTVSEAEFEEIMKRNRAISSSAISKAVSGASAGDYSDAIETLLTAIAVIKQSRVANDERCRVLISSLKDCLHGIEAKSYSVGASGSSSRKRHRSRERSPSRSRESSRRHRDLLHNEDRHDDYFQERNREHERHRDRERDRHH
- the CPSF7 gene encoding cleavage and polyadenylation specificity factor subunit 7 isoform X2, with amino-acid sequence MSEGVDLIDIYADEEFNQDPEFNNTDQIDLYDDVLTATSQPSDDRSSSTEPPPPVRQEPSPKPNNKTPAILYTYSGLRNRRAAVYVGSFSWWTTDQQLIQVIRSVGVYDVVELKFAENRANGQSKGYAEVVVASENSVHKLLELLPGKVLNGEKVDVRPATRQNLSQFEAQARKRIPPRAHSRDSSDSADGRATPSENLVPSSARVDKPPSVLPYFNRPPSALPLMGLPPPPIPPPPPLSSSFGVPPPPPGIHYQHLMPPPPRLPPHLAVPPPGAIPPALHLNPAFFPPPNATVGPPPDTYMKASAPYNHHGSRDSGPPPSTVSEAEFEEIMKRNRAISSSAISKAVSGASAGDYSDAIETLLTAIAVIKQSRVANDERCRVLISSLKDCLHGIEAKSYSVGASGSSSRKRHRSRERSPSRSRESSRRHRDLLHNEDRHDDYFQERNREHERHRDRERDRHH
- the CPSF7 gene encoding cleavage and polyadenylation specificity factor subunit 7 isoform X3, producing MSEGVDLIDIYADEEFNQDPEFNNTDQIDLYDDVLTATSQPSDDRSSSTEPPPPVRQEPSPKPNNKTPAILYTYSGLRNRRAAVYVGSFSWWTTDQQLIQVIRSVGVYDVVELKFAENRANGQSKGYAEVVVASENSVHKLLELLPGKVLNGEKVDVRPATRQNLSQFEAQARKRECVRVPRGGIPPRAHSRDSSDSADGRATPSENLVPSSARVDKPPSVLPYFNRPPSALPLMGLPPPPIPPPPPLSSSFGVPPPPPGIHYQHLMPPPPRLPPHLAVPPPGAIPPALHLNPAFFPPPNATVGPPPDTYMKASAPYNHHGSRDSGPPPSTVSEAEFEEIMKRNRAISSSAISKAVSGASAGVWLEANVFLMDLHLLTLIRTKGRRPLHPFPFLQAPNPFQTPTGNTLCPTRLKIAWQPSQSRSCLPG